The Monodelphis domestica isolate mMonDom1 chromosome 5, mMonDom1.pri, whole genome shotgun sequence DNA segment gagccagtcattCAACCTGCTTAGCCCCCTCCTTCACACATTTGGACTAAAAATAATCAAGGCTACTCATTAGGAGAGGGAGATTAGGCAGGTAATCTAGAACCTAATTTCTTAGCTAATTGCATTTACTTCTATCCATGGAGAGGTCCCAGTGAGGGGAAAGGGCAAGTGGTGTAGCAGAGAAGGCATCTGCTTCCCCTTAGCTTAAAGAAAAGAAGTCccacagggcagctgggtggttcagtggattaagagctagccctagagatgggaggccctaggttcaaatttgacctcagacacttcctagctgtgtgaccctgggtaagtcacttaactcccattgcctagcccttaccattcttctgccttggaaccaatatatagtattgattctaaggtggaaggtaaggattaaaaaaaaaaatcagaacaatgGTACATACACATCCAACCTAGAAAGAATGTGATACAGTGATAACATTTTCAGTTGGGAGGCTCTAGAGGACTTCACGAAGTGGAACATTTAGAGTAGAGGAGTCAAACTATTCCTCACAGAACTCCATGTAATTGGGAGATGTTgcacaaaataaggaaaaatccaAAACCacatgttaatttgtggtttgcTAAGTCAATATGGGAGTTCTGCTGTCAGATTTAGAGGGTTCCAATAGATAGAAATGAAGGAAAGTGCTCCAAGAATGGGAGGTGTGAGGAGGAAAGTCAACCTTGGAAATGCATGGAAAACAGAGAAGGCAAGATCAGATTGGGAAATAGCTAATAAACTCGTTTGGCTAAAACATAAACTCCAGCACAGGATTGCAGGAAGCAGATGGAAGTCACTTAATAGTTCTGTTTGAACCTCTTTTTGAATTGTGTAAGGAGATACTGAAACCTAGTAAGGTCATGTCAAACTCTGTGGGTATTTgaaaaaattgtctttttctgaatgTTGTGAACACTGTGAGATCAGTGTTAACTATGATTTGTACTACTTAAGTCTGTTAAAGTTAGACATCTTTTAGGTATAGGAAAGGTTCTCATGTTTCTGGCCACTTGTAGGAGGGTAAGTCTGCTCAAATCCTTTTGTACAGCTCCTAGGAGATGGGAGTGTTTATAAAGCTCCCAAGTCCGAATAGCCCTCCAGAAATTATCTGCAGCACTATGCCAGCCCAGAGAAGTATATTGCTCTTCCTAGAGAATACACTCCTTCATTCCTAGTGTCTTGGAACCTGGGGGCAAAAAAGGATTTGGGACAATGAACTTTTGGAACAACTTCTCATTTGTGGCTGTTGGTCTTTGCGGCAGGATTTCCCAACGAGTAGAAACAAGCCGGAGCCAGCTGCAGGTCATTGGAGAGAGAGTCTCTTTGGCTCAAGCCAAGATCGAGAAAATCAAGGGCAGCAAGAAAGCAATCAAGGTATTAGGCACCACAGTCTGTCTCCTCACCTCACCCCAAGCCAGTCCATCAGTCTAAGAGATCCTGACTCTATAGGCAAGCCTTGGGCTTCCCAGCCTATTCTATCAAGGAAATAGTACCCCACAACCACCATAACTATTCTTCCTAGGGTATTTTTCACCACTTCTAGGACACACTATGGGGTGTTCCACCAAAGGGAAAGATAACCTTCCATCTCTGAGAGTTATGAGCAGACATTTTCCTGTCCCCTCTGCCTCCCTGCAGGTGTTCTCTAGTGCCAAGTACCCAGCACCAGACAGACTGCAGGAGTACAACTCTATCTTCACAGGAGCCCAGGATCCTGGGTTTCAGAGGCGCATCCGACACAAAGTCCAGAGCAAGCACCGACCCCTTGATGAAAGAGCCCTGCAGGTCTGAACTCCCAAGAGGGAAGAGAGTGCCCcctagaaagagaagagggagatgaTGGGCTGAGCTTGTTGGGAAGAGAGCTGACTGGCTAAGTAGCTGTAAAGGTGTCTCACTTAAAGCCAAGgggctttcatttcttcctctgaaatagaaaaaatacttcATTACTTATATCATAGAAttattttgtaaaacttaaaacttaaaaacttaaaataaacGTGCTATTACTGAGAGTTCCTGCCTAACCCCAGTGCTGCCACTATGCATTGTCCTGGTAATAGAGAACAGGCTGACTTGTGGCTCACTTACCTCTCTCACTACCCCCTTCATCCTCAGGAAAAACTGAAGTACTTTCCTGTGTGTGTGAGTACCAGACCCCAGCCTGAAGATGAGGCCGAGGAAGGACTTGGGGGCCTCCCCAGCAACATCAACTCCCTCAGCTCCTTGCTGCTCTTCAACACCACTGAGAACCTGTATGACTCAAAGGAGAGCAAATGGGGCAGAATTGatgtgggatgggggtgggggagccaGCAATGGGGTAAAGCTTGAGGAGTCAGGAGAGCCTTATCTCTCTCAACCTCTCCCTTTTATTTAAACCCGACCCtagaggaagcaaagaagggagCTAACCCTACCTTACAGATAGGTCACTGCCAACTCTGCCTACTCTCTGTCACTTAGGTACAAGAAGTATGTCTTTCTGGACCCTCTGGCTGGGGCTGTGACAAAGACTCATGTGACACTAGGGACAGAGACTGAGAAGTTATTTGATGCTCCCTTATCCATCAGCAAGAGGGAGCAGCTGGAGCAGCAGGTAATGTGTGTCCAGGATGATGCTTGAGCATCTAGGAACACTGAGCATGGTGGTGAAACAAGGTTTATATGAATAAATTCAAGCTACTATGCTTTCTTTGGGTGGGAAGAAAGGGTGTCCCACTAGCCCATGTGTCTGTTTGATCCCAGCCAAGTATAATCTGACCCACCCCCATCCACCAATCAATCTCCCCACCTCCTGCTTGTTCTTTTAGGTTGCAGAGAATTATTTTTATGTACCAGATCTGGGCCAGGTGCCTGAGATTGATGTACCATCCTACCTGCCTGACCTTCCTGGTATTGCCGATGACCTCATGTACAGTGCTGACCTAGGCCCTGGCATAGCACCTTCTGCCCCTGGCACCATTCCTGAGTTGCCCACCTTTAACACTGAGCTTGCTGAACCGTTCAAGCCAGGTATTCTGAGTACAGGGAGAGGTGGGTattcatacaatttttttttttctggtcccAATTGAAGTATACAACTTTTATTTTCAGAACTAGATGATGATGTATTAGTAGCACCTCCACCACCTCCAccgccacctcctcctcctccaccagcCCCCGAAGTGTCAGTCAGTGCGCCTCCACCCCCACCTCTGCCCCAGCTCACTTCAGCCCAGCCAGCCAGTGTGGACAGCAGCAGTGTGTCCCCTTCAGGTACCAAAAAGTGATTTTAACCCTGGCGGTTGGGATGGAAAGGAG contains these protein-coding regions:
- the WASHC1 gene encoding WASH complex subunit 1; its protein translation is MTQSLYLEGQAYSVPLIQPDLRREEAIQQVADALQYLQKVSGDIFSRISQRVETSRSQLQVIGERVSLAQAKIEKIKGSKKAIKVFSSAKYPAPDRLQEYNSIFTGAQDPGFQRRIRHKVQSKHRPLDERALQEKLKYFPVCVSTRPQPEDEAEEGLGGLPSNINSLSSLLLFNTTENLYKKYVFLDPLAGAVTKTHVTLGTETEKLFDAPLSISKREQLEQQVAENYFYVPDLGQVPEIDVPSYLPDLPGIADDLMYSADLGPGIAPSAPGTIPELPTFNTELAEPFKPELDDDVLVAPPPPPPPPPPPPPAPEVSVSAPPPPPLPQLTSAQPASVDSSSVSPSVPVHVPPKEVVDPSSGRATLLESIRQAGGIGKAKLRSVKERKLEKKKQKEQEQVRATSQGGDLMSDLFNKLVMRRKGISGKGPGANTGEGPGGAFARMSDSIPPLPMLQQPPGEEDEDEWES